A stretch of the Candidatus Aegiribacteria sp. genome encodes the following:
- the rpsI gene encoding 30S ribosomal protein S9, protein MKQYIGVGRRKKATARCYLRPGNGKIKVNQRDPGEYFVLLRQFEHAFEPLETVGVSSKYDLLVNVHGGGITGQAGAIRLGIARALVTIDPEFRPLLKSEGMLRRDPRIVERKKYGQPKARKRFQFSKR, encoded by the coding sequence ATGAAGCAGTACATAGGTGTAGGAAGAAGAAAAAAAGCAACTGCAAGGTGCTATCTGAGACCTGGAAACGGTAAAATCAAGGTTAACCAAAGAGACCCAGGAGAGTATTTTGTCCTTCTCAGGCAGTTTGAGCATGCATTTGAGCCACTTGAAACAGTTGGAGTATCGAGCAAGTACGATCTGCTTGTAAATGTTCACGGTGGTGGAATTACCGGGCAGGCCGGCGCAATAAGACTTGGAATAGCAAGAGCTCTGGTTACAATAGATCCCGAATTCAGGCCTTTGCTGAAATCGGAAGGGATGCTTCGGCGAGACCCAAGAATAGTCGAGAGAAAGAAATACGGTCAGCCGAAAGCAAGAAAGCGCTTCCAGTTCTCAAAACGATAA
- the rplM gene encoding 50S ribosomal protein L13, producing the protein MKVKTYSAKTGEIERKWWLVDAAGHSPGRLASTIAMILQGKNKPVYTPHIDTGDFIIVTNVEKMRFTGRKLEQKEYHRHTGYPGGRKVTRMIELLDKHPDRILRKAVQGMLPKNRLARKQIRKLKIYAGNEHPHEAQEPQILKINVSREVR; encoded by the coding sequence ATGAAAGTGAAGACCTATTCGGCCAAGACCGGAGAAATTGAGAGAAAATGGTGGCTGGTCGATGCCGCAGGACACTCTCCTGGAAGATTGGCCTCGACAATTGCCATGATACTTCAGGGCAAAAACAAGCCGGTATATACTCCGCATATCGATACCGGTGATTTCATTATTGTAACAAATGTTGAGAAAATGCGGTTTACGGGTAGAAAGCTTGAGCAGAAAGAGTACCATCGTCATACAGGATATCCTGGTGGCAGGAAGGTTACTCGCATGATAGAACTGCTTGATAAGCATCCTGACAGAATTCTCAGAAAAGCTGTTCAGGGGATGCTGCCAAAGAACAGACTTGCTCGAAAGCAGATCAGGAAACTGAAGATTTATGCCGGAAATGAACACCCGCATGAAGCTCAGGAACCACAGATTCTTAAAATTAATGTTTCAAGGGAGGTGAGATGA
- the yidD gene encoding membrane protein insertion efficiency factor YidD translates to MLSGNHADQFSIFSNPAEVNDEIQIENSFGDVLFIQYRAVFRDLLGRKCVFSPSCSEYGQEAMQTHGFVVGMMMALERWTRCHPASLGYGDYPEAGMYSVSDPVEEREESICWGQSLLPF, encoded by the coding sequence ATGCTATCCGGGAATCATGCCGATCAGTTCAGCATATTCAGTAATCCTGCTGAGGTGAACGATGAAATTCAGATCGAAAATTCTTTCGGTGATGTTCTTTTCATTCAATACAGGGCTGTTTTTAGAGATCTCCTGGGCAGGAAATGTGTATTTTCTCCCAGTTGTTCAGAATACGGCCAGGAGGCGATGCAGACGCACGGGTTTGTCGTAGGAATGATGATGGCTCTTGAAAGGTGGACCAGATGCCATCCGGCATCACTTGGGTATGGCGATTATCCGGAAGCGGGAATGTACAGTGTATCGGATCCGGTTGAGGAAAGAGAGGAAAGCATATGCTGGGGACAATCCTTGCTGCCATTCTGA